A region from the Falco rusticolus isolate bFalRus1 chromosome 4, bFalRus1.pri, whole genome shotgun sequence genome encodes:
- the LOC119146551 gene encoding scaffold attachment factor B1-like isoform X2 yields MAESQSAAGHGEPASLGGSGVSGAESESRRRLSELRVIDLRAELKRRNLDSGGNKSVLTERLRKAIEEEGGNPDEIPVVSENIMKKTPKRSSKGRRPDEEGVEDNGLEEDSGDGQEDIEASLDNLQDIDMMDISVLDEAEIDNGNAVDCGEDYSADNILDSLSDSKENADAEVKELPDQPTEYTVGNLEASPQFSEIKEESREIPVVMVEVEDVGNSLDAASADLTVIKELEELPLEPENEKILDILGETCKSELLNEETSEAERPHAQEASNVVPGKRLAEEEDALAATQLEEDALDLDSKSAQAMARKEAKRLVVAKGETSEQTIEEENADSECLVVETLSDQSSKRSQGLEASSGETAEKGPGPEAKDSKEDAKKTEEKANSEESPATKESSTSEGGDQKKSPVEEDKESKIISKDEKGRVGTGSGRNLWVSGLSSSTRATDLKNLFSKYGKVVGAKVVTNARSPGARCYGFVTMSTSEEATKCINHLHRTELHGKMISVERAKNEPAGKKPSDKKEGETRKEKDRHHSAESKSEKSIGIKKEEKTDKKDDVKKSEKDGKDEKEGKEKDDQKAGSSDRSRASKSASRGTERTVVMDKSKGEPVISVKTSTSKERSTKSQDRKSESKEKQDILSFDKIKEQRERERQRQREREIRETERRRERERREREQRLQAIHERDERQRLQRERERLEFQRQRLDRERLERERLERERMHIEQERRREQERIQREREELRRQQEQLRYEQERRSAMRRPYDPDGRRDDPYWPEAKRMAMDDRYHSEFSRQDRFHDFDHRDRGRYQDHCLDRDGSRGIPDRDGQHYPDERHGGPDRHSRDSWGGYGSDRRMSEGRGIPPQTRDGRDWGDHGRKLEGHQDRSWQGNVDGGMMGRDHERWQGGDRSMPGQSGPGHVMNRGGMSGRGGFTQVGNQSQMMQSSGIQGVFAGQERTNRLTEPRFTRRY; encoded by the exons ATGGCGGAGAGTCAGTCAGCGGCCGGGCACGGAGAACCCGCGTCCCTGGGCGGCTCTGGAGTCTCCGGTGCCGAGTCCGAGAGTCGGCGGCGGCTGAGCGAGCTGCGCGTAATCGACCTGCGGGCTGAACTGAAGCGCCGCAATTTGGACAGCGGCGGCAACAAGAGCGTTCTGACGGAGCGCCTGAGGAAG GCTAttgaggaggaaggggggaatCCTGATGAAATTCCAGTGGTTTCAGAAAATATCATGAAGAAAACTccaaaaagaagcagcaaag GACGTAGACCAGATGAAGAGGGAGTAGAAGATAATGGCCTGGAAGAGGATTCAGGAGATGGACAG gaGGATATTGAAGCAAGTTTGGATAACTTGCAGGATATTGACATGATGGATATTAGTGTGTTAGATGAAGCTGAAATAGATAATGGCAATGCGGTAGATTGCGGAGAGGATTACAGTGCTGATAATATTCTTGACTCACTGTCTGATagtaaagaaaatgctgatgcagaagtgaaagaacTTCCAGATCAGCCTACAGAATATACTGTAGGTAACTTGGAGGCATCCCcacaattttcagaaattaaagaagaatCAAGAGAAATACCAGTAGTGATG gtaGAGGTTGAAGATGTTGGGAACAGTTTAGATGCTGCTTCAGCTGATTTAACCGTAATAAAG GAACTTGAAGAGTTACCTTTGGAGCCAG aaaatgagaaaatactcGACATTTTGGGGGAAACTTGTAAATCTGAGCTCCTTAACGAAGAAACTTCCGAAGCGGAGCGGCCACATGCACAGGAAGCAAGTAACGTGGTGCCAGGCAAGAGGCTAGCAGAGGAAGAGGACGCTCTTGCTGCCACTCAGTTGGAGGAAGATGCTTTAGATTTGGACAGCAAATCGGCACAAGCTATggcaaggaaggaagcaaagcGTTTAGTTGTAGCAAAAGGGGAGACAAGTGAACAGACAATAGAGGAAGAGAACGCGGACTCTGAATGTTTAGTAGTAGAGACCCTAAGCGATCAGAGTAGCAAACGCTCCCAAGGCCTGGAAGCCTCTAGTGGGGAAACAGCGGAAAAAGGCCCAGGTCCCGAAGCCAAAGATAGCAAAGAAGAtgccaagaaaacagaagagaaagctaATTCTGAGGAATCCCCTGCCACTAAAGAGTCCTCAACCAGTGAGGGCGGTGATCAGAAaaagag CCCTGTTGAGGAGGACAAAGAATCAAAGATAATCTCAAAGGACGAGAAAG gCCGTGTGGGTACTGGTTCTGGCAGAAATTTGTGGGTTAGTGGACTTTCATCATCTACTAGAGCTACAGACTTGAAGAATCTTTTCAGCAAGTATGGAAAG gtgGTGGGTGCGAAAGTAGTAACAAATGCTCGCAGTCCTGGTGCTCGCTGTTACGGCTTTGTTACAATGTCAACATCTGAAGAAGCCACTAAGTGCATTAATCATCTCCACAGAACAGAGCTGCATGGAAAAATGATTTCTGTGGAAAGG GCAAAAAATGAACCAGCTGGGAAAAAGCCTTCAGacaaaaaggaaggtgaaacaaggaaggagaaggacaGGCACCATTCTGCAGAGTCCAAATCTGAGAA GTCCATTGGTATTaagaaggaggagaagacagacaaaaaagatgatgtgaagaaatcagagaaagatggaaaagacgaaaaagaaggaaaagagaaagatgacCAAAAGGCTGGATCCTCTGATAGATCTAGGGCAAGCAAATCAG caAGTCGAGGAACTGAAAGGACAGTGGTAATGGATAAATCTAAAGGAGAACCAGTTATTAGTGTGAAAACTTCAACATCAAAAGAGAGG AGTACCAAAAGCCAGGATCGCAAAtcagagagcaaagaaaagcaagatattTTATCGTTTGATAAAATCAAAGAACAGCGAGAACGTGAACGTCAGAGACAGAGGGAGCGAGAAATCAGGGAAACAGAAAGACGCCG AGAGAGGGAGAGGCGAGAACGAGAACAACGTCTTCAAGCTATTCATGAGCGGGATGAAAGACAGAGGCTCCAGAGAGAGCGAGAACGACTTGAATTTCAAAGGCAGCGTCTTGACAGAGAGCGCTTGGAGAGGGAGAGactggagagagaaagaatgcACATAGAGCAGGAGAGGAGGCGAGAACAGGAACGAATccagagagagagggaagagctgCGACGTCAGCAGGAACAGCTACGCTACGAACAAGAACGGCGATCTGCCATGAGAAGGCCTTACGATCCTGACGGCAG GCGAGATGACCCATACTGGCCAGAAGCAAAGCGAATGGCAATGGATGATCGGTATCATTCTGAATTTAGTCGTCAAGACCGCTTCCACGACTTTGACCACAGGGATCGTGGCCGATACCAAGATCATTGTTTGGACAG AGATGGTTCGAGAGGAATACCAGATCGAGATGGGCAG CATTACCCAGATGAACGCCACGGAGGGCCTGACCGTCACTCCCGGGATAGTTGGGGTGGCTATGGGTCCGACAGAAGAATGAGTGAAGGGAGAGGGATACCTCCACAAACCCG agatggACGTGACTGGGGAGATCATGGTCGAAAGTTAGAGGGGCATCAAGATCGTTCATGGCAGGGAAATGTGGATGGAGGAATGATGGGACGGGATCATGAGAGATGGCAAG gtGGTGATAGAAGCATGCCTGGTCAGTCAGGACCAGGCCATGTGATGAATCGAGGAGGGATGTCGGG GCGCGGAGGCTTCACGCAAGTTGGAAATCAGAGCCAGATGATGCAGAGTAGTGGAATACAAGGAGTGTTTGCAGGCCAGGAGCGGACAAACAGACTGACCGAACCCCGTTTTACCCGTCGCTACTGA
- the LOC119146551 gene encoding scaffold attachment factor B1-like isoform X5 — protein sequence MAESQSAAGHGEPASLGGSGVSGAESESRRRLSELRVIDLRAELKRRNLDSGGNKSVLTERLRKAIEEEGGNPDEIPVVSENIMKKTPKRSSKGRRPDEEGVEDNGLEEDSGDGQVEVEDVGNSLDAASADLTVIKELEELPLEPENEKILDILGETCKSELLNEETSEAERPHAQEASNVVPGKRLAEEEDALAATQLEEDALDLDSKSAQAMARKEAKRLVVAKGETSEQTIEEENADSECLVVETLSDQSSKRSQGLEASSGETAEKGPGPEAKDSKEDAKKTEEKANSEESPATKESSTSEGGDQKKSPVEEDKESKIISKDEKGRVGTGSGRNLWVSGLSSSTRATDLKNLFSKYGKVVGAKVVTNARSPGARCYGFVTMSTSEEATKCINHLHRTELHGKMISVERAKNEPAGKKPSDKKEGETRKEKDRHHSAESKSEKSIGIKKEEKTDKKDDVKKSEKDGKDEKEGKEKDDQKAGSSDRSRASKSASRGTERTVVMDKSKGEPVISVKTSTSKERSTKSQDRKSESKEKQDILSFDKIKEQRERERQRQREREIRETERRRERERREREQRLQAIHERDERQRLQRERERLEFQRQRLDRERLERERLERERMHIEQERRREQERIQREREELRRQQEQLRYEQERRSAMRRPYDPDGRRDDPYWPEAKRMAMDDRYHSEFSRQDRFHDFDHRDRGRYQDHCLDRRDGSRGIPDRDGQHYPDERHGGPDRHSRDSWGGYGSDRRMSEGRGIPPQTRDGRDWGDHGRKLEGHQDRSWQGNVDGGMMGRDHERWQGGDRSMPGQSGPGHVMNRGGMSGRGGFTQVGNQSQMMQSSGIQGVFAGQERTNRLTEPRFTRRY from the exons ATGGCGGAGAGTCAGTCAGCGGCCGGGCACGGAGAACCCGCGTCCCTGGGCGGCTCTGGAGTCTCCGGTGCCGAGTCCGAGAGTCGGCGGCGGCTGAGCGAGCTGCGCGTAATCGACCTGCGGGCTGAACTGAAGCGCCGCAATTTGGACAGCGGCGGCAACAAGAGCGTTCTGACGGAGCGCCTGAGGAAG GCTAttgaggaggaaggggggaatCCTGATGAAATTCCAGTGGTTTCAGAAAATATCATGAAGAAAACTccaaaaagaagcagcaaag GACGTAGACCAGATGAAGAGGGAGTAGAAGATAATGGCCTGGAAGAGGATTCAGGAGATGGACAG gtaGAGGTTGAAGATGTTGGGAACAGTTTAGATGCTGCTTCAGCTGATTTAACCGTAATAAAG GAACTTGAAGAGTTACCTTTGGAGCCAG aaaatgagaaaatactcGACATTTTGGGGGAAACTTGTAAATCTGAGCTCCTTAACGAAGAAACTTCCGAAGCGGAGCGGCCACATGCACAGGAAGCAAGTAACGTGGTGCCAGGCAAGAGGCTAGCAGAGGAAGAGGACGCTCTTGCTGCCACTCAGTTGGAGGAAGATGCTTTAGATTTGGACAGCAAATCGGCACAAGCTATggcaaggaaggaagcaaagcGTTTAGTTGTAGCAAAAGGGGAGACAAGTGAACAGACAATAGAGGAAGAGAACGCGGACTCTGAATGTTTAGTAGTAGAGACCCTAAGCGATCAGAGTAGCAAACGCTCCCAAGGCCTGGAAGCCTCTAGTGGGGAAACAGCGGAAAAAGGCCCAGGTCCCGAAGCCAAAGATAGCAAAGAAGAtgccaagaaaacagaagagaaagctaATTCTGAGGAATCCCCTGCCACTAAAGAGTCCTCAACCAGTGAGGGCGGTGATCAGAAaaagag CCCTGTTGAGGAGGACAAAGAATCAAAGATAATCTCAAAGGACGAGAAAG gCCGTGTGGGTACTGGTTCTGGCAGAAATTTGTGGGTTAGTGGACTTTCATCATCTACTAGAGCTACAGACTTGAAGAATCTTTTCAGCAAGTATGGAAAG gtgGTGGGTGCGAAAGTAGTAACAAATGCTCGCAGTCCTGGTGCTCGCTGTTACGGCTTTGTTACAATGTCAACATCTGAAGAAGCCACTAAGTGCATTAATCATCTCCACAGAACAGAGCTGCATGGAAAAATGATTTCTGTGGAAAGG GCAAAAAATGAACCAGCTGGGAAAAAGCCTTCAGacaaaaaggaaggtgaaacaaggaaggagaaggacaGGCACCATTCTGCAGAGTCCAAATCTGAGAA GTCCATTGGTATTaagaaggaggagaagacagacaaaaaagatgatgtgaagaaatcagagaaagatggaaaagacgaaaaagaaggaaaagagaaagatgacCAAAAGGCTGGATCCTCTGATAGATCTAGGGCAAGCAAATCAG caAGTCGAGGAACTGAAAGGACAGTGGTAATGGATAAATCTAAAGGAGAACCAGTTATTAGTGTGAAAACTTCAACATCAAAAGAGAGG AGTACCAAAAGCCAGGATCGCAAAtcagagagcaaagaaaagcaagatattTTATCGTTTGATAAAATCAAAGAACAGCGAGAACGTGAACGTCAGAGACAGAGGGAGCGAGAAATCAGGGAAACAGAAAGACGCCG AGAGAGGGAGAGGCGAGAACGAGAACAACGTCTTCAAGCTATTCATGAGCGGGATGAAAGACAGAGGCTCCAGAGAGAGCGAGAACGACTTGAATTTCAAAGGCAGCGTCTTGACAGAGAGCGCTTGGAGAGGGAGAGactggagagagaaagaatgcACATAGAGCAGGAGAGGAGGCGAGAACAGGAACGAATccagagagagagggaagagctgCGACGTCAGCAGGAACAGCTACGCTACGAACAAGAACGGCGATCTGCCATGAGAAGGCCTTACGATCCTGACGGCAG GCGAGATGACCCATACTGGCCAGAAGCAAAGCGAATGGCAATGGATGATCGGTATCATTCTGAATTTAGTCGTCAAGACCGCTTCCACGACTTTGACCACAGGGATCGTGGCCGATACCAAGATCATTGTTTGGACAG AAGAGATGGTTCGAGAGGAATACCAGATCGAGATGGGCAG CATTACCCAGATGAACGCCACGGAGGGCCTGACCGTCACTCCCGGGATAGTTGGGGTGGCTATGGGTCCGACAGAAGAATGAGTGAAGGGAGAGGGATACCTCCACAAACCCG agatggACGTGACTGGGGAGATCATGGTCGAAAGTTAGAGGGGCATCAAGATCGTTCATGGCAGGGAAATGTGGATGGAGGAATGATGGGACGGGATCATGAGAGATGGCAAG gtGGTGATAGAAGCATGCCTGGTCAGTCAGGACCAGGCCATGTGATGAATCGAGGAGGGATGTCGGG GCGCGGAGGCTTCACGCAAGTTGGAAATCAGAGCCAGATGATGCAGAGTAGTGGAATACAAGGAGTGTTTGCAGGCCAGGAGCGGACAAACAGACTGACCGAACCCCGTTTTACCCGTCGCTACTGA
- the LOC119146551 gene encoding scaffold attachment factor B1-like isoform X1 → MAESQSAAGHGEPASLGGSGVSGAESESRRRLSELRVIDLRAELKRRNLDSGGNKSVLTERLRKAIEEEGGNPDEIPVVSENIMKKTPKRSSKGRRPDEEGVEDNGLEEDSGDGQEDIEASLDNLQDIDMMDISVLDEAEIDNGNAVDCGEDYSADNILDSLSDSKENADAEVKELPDQPTEYTVGNLEASPQFSEIKEESREIPVVMVEVEDVGNSLDAASADLTVIKELEELPLEPENEKILDILGETCKSELLNEETSEAERPHAQEASNVVPGKRLAEEEDALAATQLEEDALDLDSKSAQAMARKEAKRLVVAKGETSEQTIEEENADSECLVVETLSDQSSKRSQGLEASSGETAEKGPGPEAKDSKEDAKKTEEKANSEESPATKESSTSEGGDQKKSPVEEDKESKIISKDEKGRVGTGSGRNLWVSGLSSSTRATDLKNLFSKYGKVVGAKVVTNARSPGARCYGFVTMSTSEEATKCINHLHRTELHGKMISVERAKNEPAGKKPSDKKEGETRKEKDRHHSAESKSEKSIGIKKEEKTDKKDDVKKSEKDGKDEKEGKEKDDQKAGSSDRSRASKSASRGTERTVVMDKSKGEPVISVKTSTSKERSTKSQDRKSESKEKQDILSFDKIKEQRERERQRQREREIRETERRRERERREREQRLQAIHERDERQRLQRERERLEFQRQRLDRERLERERLERERMHIEQERRREQERIQREREELRRQQEQLRYEQERRSAMRRPYDPDGRRDDPYWPEAKRMAMDDRYHSEFSRQDRFHDFDHRDRGRYQDHCLDRRDGSRGIPDRDGQHYPDERHGGPDRHSRDSWGGYGSDRRMSEGRGIPPQTRDGRDWGDHGRKLEGHQDRSWQGNVDGGMMGRDHERWQGGDRSMPGQSGPGHVMNRGGMSGRGGFTQVGNQSQMMQSSGIQGVFAGQERTNRLTEPRFTRRY, encoded by the exons ATGGCGGAGAGTCAGTCAGCGGCCGGGCACGGAGAACCCGCGTCCCTGGGCGGCTCTGGAGTCTCCGGTGCCGAGTCCGAGAGTCGGCGGCGGCTGAGCGAGCTGCGCGTAATCGACCTGCGGGCTGAACTGAAGCGCCGCAATTTGGACAGCGGCGGCAACAAGAGCGTTCTGACGGAGCGCCTGAGGAAG GCTAttgaggaggaaggggggaatCCTGATGAAATTCCAGTGGTTTCAGAAAATATCATGAAGAAAACTccaaaaagaagcagcaaag GACGTAGACCAGATGAAGAGGGAGTAGAAGATAATGGCCTGGAAGAGGATTCAGGAGATGGACAG gaGGATATTGAAGCAAGTTTGGATAACTTGCAGGATATTGACATGATGGATATTAGTGTGTTAGATGAAGCTGAAATAGATAATGGCAATGCGGTAGATTGCGGAGAGGATTACAGTGCTGATAATATTCTTGACTCACTGTCTGATagtaaagaaaatgctgatgcagaagtgaaagaacTTCCAGATCAGCCTACAGAATATACTGTAGGTAACTTGGAGGCATCCCcacaattttcagaaattaaagaagaatCAAGAGAAATACCAGTAGTGATG gtaGAGGTTGAAGATGTTGGGAACAGTTTAGATGCTGCTTCAGCTGATTTAACCGTAATAAAG GAACTTGAAGAGTTACCTTTGGAGCCAG aaaatgagaaaatactcGACATTTTGGGGGAAACTTGTAAATCTGAGCTCCTTAACGAAGAAACTTCCGAAGCGGAGCGGCCACATGCACAGGAAGCAAGTAACGTGGTGCCAGGCAAGAGGCTAGCAGAGGAAGAGGACGCTCTTGCTGCCACTCAGTTGGAGGAAGATGCTTTAGATTTGGACAGCAAATCGGCACAAGCTATggcaaggaaggaagcaaagcGTTTAGTTGTAGCAAAAGGGGAGACAAGTGAACAGACAATAGAGGAAGAGAACGCGGACTCTGAATGTTTAGTAGTAGAGACCCTAAGCGATCAGAGTAGCAAACGCTCCCAAGGCCTGGAAGCCTCTAGTGGGGAAACAGCGGAAAAAGGCCCAGGTCCCGAAGCCAAAGATAGCAAAGAAGAtgccaagaaaacagaagagaaagctaATTCTGAGGAATCCCCTGCCACTAAAGAGTCCTCAACCAGTGAGGGCGGTGATCAGAAaaagag CCCTGTTGAGGAGGACAAAGAATCAAAGATAATCTCAAAGGACGAGAAAG gCCGTGTGGGTACTGGTTCTGGCAGAAATTTGTGGGTTAGTGGACTTTCATCATCTACTAGAGCTACAGACTTGAAGAATCTTTTCAGCAAGTATGGAAAG gtgGTGGGTGCGAAAGTAGTAACAAATGCTCGCAGTCCTGGTGCTCGCTGTTACGGCTTTGTTACAATGTCAACATCTGAAGAAGCCACTAAGTGCATTAATCATCTCCACAGAACAGAGCTGCATGGAAAAATGATTTCTGTGGAAAGG GCAAAAAATGAACCAGCTGGGAAAAAGCCTTCAGacaaaaaggaaggtgaaacaaggaaggagaaggacaGGCACCATTCTGCAGAGTCCAAATCTGAGAA GTCCATTGGTATTaagaaggaggagaagacagacaaaaaagatgatgtgaagaaatcagagaaagatggaaaagacgaaaaagaaggaaaagagaaagatgacCAAAAGGCTGGATCCTCTGATAGATCTAGGGCAAGCAAATCAG caAGTCGAGGAACTGAAAGGACAGTGGTAATGGATAAATCTAAAGGAGAACCAGTTATTAGTGTGAAAACTTCAACATCAAAAGAGAGG AGTACCAAAAGCCAGGATCGCAAAtcagagagcaaagaaaagcaagatattTTATCGTTTGATAAAATCAAAGAACAGCGAGAACGTGAACGTCAGAGACAGAGGGAGCGAGAAATCAGGGAAACAGAAAGACGCCG AGAGAGGGAGAGGCGAGAACGAGAACAACGTCTTCAAGCTATTCATGAGCGGGATGAAAGACAGAGGCTCCAGAGAGAGCGAGAACGACTTGAATTTCAAAGGCAGCGTCTTGACAGAGAGCGCTTGGAGAGGGAGAGactggagagagaaagaatgcACATAGAGCAGGAGAGGAGGCGAGAACAGGAACGAATccagagagagagggaagagctgCGACGTCAGCAGGAACAGCTACGCTACGAACAAGAACGGCGATCTGCCATGAGAAGGCCTTACGATCCTGACGGCAG GCGAGATGACCCATACTGGCCAGAAGCAAAGCGAATGGCAATGGATGATCGGTATCATTCTGAATTTAGTCGTCAAGACCGCTTCCACGACTTTGACCACAGGGATCGTGGCCGATACCAAGATCATTGTTTGGACAG AAGAGATGGTTCGAGAGGAATACCAGATCGAGATGGGCAG CATTACCCAGATGAACGCCACGGAGGGCCTGACCGTCACTCCCGGGATAGTTGGGGTGGCTATGGGTCCGACAGAAGAATGAGTGAAGGGAGAGGGATACCTCCACAAACCCG agatggACGTGACTGGGGAGATCATGGTCGAAAGTTAGAGGGGCATCAAGATCGTTCATGGCAGGGAAATGTGGATGGAGGAATGATGGGACGGGATCATGAGAGATGGCAAG gtGGTGATAGAAGCATGCCTGGTCAGTCAGGACCAGGCCATGTGATGAATCGAGGAGGGATGTCGGG GCGCGGAGGCTTCACGCAAGTTGGAAATCAGAGCCAGATGATGCAGAGTAGTGGAATACAAGGAGTGTTTGCAGGCCAGGAGCGGACAAACAGACTGACCGAACCCCGTTTTACCCGTCGCTACTGA